Proteins from one Paracoccus aminovorans genomic window:
- a CDS encoding C45 family autoproteolytic acyltransferase/hydolase, producing MSEPHELGWHRMGGPPREIGRALGLAGREAVHRHLPGSEYFRAMTGPAHAAAVARMAEATRARFPAIWDEIEGLAEGLDMPVEAVFAWNCRGDLLARVPDGCTTVMVPGEAPVLAHNEDGLPFFRGACFIAEVAGLDAPAFRAFCYPGSIPGHTFAFNAAGLAQTVNNLRLTGVEPDIPRMVLGRAVIGSHSLDQALAVLEAGAGSGGFHFALSSTADRRILSVEFGAGEVSAVEVKTPSAHANHALHHRGGLSAQIVTESSHDRQVRANALLAEGLDPLAILRDEGGAGLPIRRDAADDPDDENTLGTAILRLTTEGIRWSIHDRPTGPAAYSGTGF from the coding sequence ATGTCTGAACCGCATGAACTGGGCTGGCACCGGATGGGCGGCCCCCCGCGCGAGATCGGCCGGGCGCTGGGTCTGGCCGGACGCGAGGCGGTGCACCGCCATCTGCCGGGTTCGGAGTATTTCCGCGCCATGACCGGCCCCGCCCATGCGGCGGCGGTGGCCCGCATGGCCGAGGCGACCCGCGCGCGCTTTCCGGCGATCTGGGACGAGATCGAGGGGCTGGCCGAGGGGCTGGACATGCCGGTCGAGGCGGTCTTCGCCTGGAACTGCCGGGGCGACCTGCTGGCGCGGGTGCCGGACGGCTGCACCACGGTCATGGTGCCGGGCGAGGCGCCGGTGCTGGCCCATAACGAGGACGGCTTGCCGTTCTTTCGCGGCGCCTGCTTCATCGCCGAGGTGGCTGGCCTCGACGCGCCAGCGTTCCGTGCCTTCTGCTATCCGGGTTCGATCCCGGGTCACACCTTCGCCTTCAACGCGGCGGGGCTAGCGCAGACGGTGAACAATCTCCGCCTGACCGGCGTGGAACCCGATATTCCCCGCATGGTGCTGGGCCGGGCGGTGATCGGGTCGCACAGCCTCGATCAGGCGCTGGCGGTGCTGGAAGCGGGCGCCGGTTCCGGCGGCTTCCATTTCGCGCTGTCCAGCACCGCGGACCGCCGCATCCTGTCGGTGGAGTTCGGCGCAGGCGAGGTTTCGGCGGTCGAGGTCAAGACCCCTTCGGCCCATGCCAATCACGCCCTGCATCACCGCGGCGGCCTGTCGGCCCAGATCGTAACCGAGTCGTCGCATGATCGTCAGGTCCGGGCCAATGCGCTGCTGGCCGAGGGGCTGGATCCCCTGGCGATCCTGCGCGACGAGGGGGGTGCCGGGCTGCCGATCCGGCGCGACGCAGCGGACGATCCCGACGACGAAAACACCCTGGGGACGGCCATCCTGCGCCTGACGACCGAGGGCATCCGCTGGAGCATCCATGACCGGCCCACCGGGCCCGCCGCCTATTCCGGTACCGGCTTCTAG
- the glnQ gene encoding glutamine ABC transporter ATP-binding protein GlnQ has translation MSIIEFRKTSKAFGEVTVLDKVDLNIDSGEVVVLIGPSGSGKSTLLRCINGLEQITGGDLVVDGISVKSGNANLRQIRQEAGMVFQQFNLFPQMTALQNVAFGPRKVRGLGRAEAEAQALDLLDKVGLKERAGHVPSELSGGQQQRVAIARALAVRPKVMLFDEPTSALDPELKQEVLNVMRQLALEGMTMVVVTHEMGFAKQVGTRLIFMEHGKISVDGEPRQMIDNPPSDRLKDFLQHV, from the coding sequence GTGAGCATCATCGAATTCCGCAAGACCTCGAAGGCCTTCGGCGAGGTGACCGTGCTGGACAAGGTCGATCTGAACATCGACAGCGGCGAGGTGGTGGTGCTGATCGGCCCATCGGGGTCTGGCAAGTCCACGCTGCTGCGTTGCATCAACGGGCTGGAACAGATCACTGGCGGCGATCTGGTCGTCGACGGCATCTCGGTCAAGTCGGGCAACGCCAACCTGCGCCAGATCCGGCAAGAGGCCGGAATGGTGTTCCAGCAGTTCAACCTGTTCCCGCAGATGACGGCCCTGCAGAATGTCGCCTTCGGTCCGCGCAAGGTGCGCGGCCTGGGCCGGGCCGAGGCCGAGGCGCAGGCGCTGGACCTGTTGGACAAGGTAGGCCTCAAGGAGCGCGCAGGGCATGTCCCCTCCGAGCTTTCGGGCGGCCAGCAGCAGCGCGTCGCCATCGCCCGCGCGCTGGCCGTCAGGCCCAAGGTCATGCTCTTCGACGAGCCGACCTCGGCCCTGGACCCCGAGTTGAAGCAGGAGGTGCTGAACGTCATGCGCCAGCTTGCCCTGGAAGGCATGACCATGGTGGTCGTCACCCATGAGATGGGTTTCGCCAAGCAGGTCGGCACGCGGCTGATCTTCATGGAACACGGCAAGATTTCCGTCGACGGCGAGCCGCGGCAGATGATCGACAATCCGCCCTCGGACCGGCTGAAGGACTTTCTGCAACATGTCTGA
- the glnP gene encoding glutamine ABC transporter permease GlnP encodes MEIDWSVIPSFLPQLVAGAKVTLMIAFWGLVIGTTLGFLVGLMRAYGNRFVNALALIYVELIRGTPIVVQVMFLYFALPILTGIRINPMAAAILSIGVNAGAYIAEIVRGALLSIPKGLSEAGLAMGLPRWKVLVHIVGPLAFRRLIPPLGNQYIVSLKDTSLFIVIGVAELTRTGQEIMASNFRAVEIWTAVGVFYLIMTGVLSLVLRIIEKRMRIL; translated from the coding sequence GTGGAAATCGACTGGTCCGTAATCCCCTCATTCCTGCCGCAGCTGGTCGCGGGCGCGAAAGTGACGCTGATGATCGCTTTCTGGGGCCTGGTCATCGGCACCACCCTGGGTTTCCTGGTCGGGCTGATGCGCGCCTATGGCAACCGCTTCGTGAACGCGCTGGCGCTGATCTATGTCGAGCTGATCCGGGGCACGCCCATCGTCGTGCAGGTGATGTTCCTTTACTTCGCGCTGCCGATCCTGACCGGCATCCGCATCAACCCGATGGCCGCGGCGATCCTGTCCATCGGCGTCAACGCCGGCGCCTATATCGCCGAGATCGTGCGCGGCGCGCTGCTCTCGATCCCGAAGGGCCTCAGCGAGGCCGGGCTGGCCATGGGCCTGCCGCGCTGGAAGGTGCTGGTCCATATCGTCGGGCCGCTGGCCTTTCGCCGGCTGATCCCGCCGCTGGGCAACCAGTATATCGTCTCGCTCAAGGACACCTCGCTCTTCATCGTGATCGGTGTCGCCGAACTGACCCGGACCGGGCAGGAGATCATGGCCTCGAACTTTCGCGCGGTCGAGATCTGGACCGCCGTCGGCGTCTTCTACCTCATCATGACCGGCGTGCTGTCGCTGGTCCTTCGCATCATCGAAAAGCGCATGAGGATCCTGTGA
- the glnH gene encoding glutamine ABC transporter substrate-binding protein GlnH — MKKLIKFASTVALALGMTTAVHAADLVVATDTAFVPFEFKEGDKYVGFDIDMWDAIAKDLGTGYELRPMDFAGIIPALQTGQVDVALAGITITDERKQAIDFSDGYYDSGNLLMVATDSPIKGLDELAGKTIAVKTGTAAAGWAEQNLKDTTLRKFPNIDNAYLELRAGNVDGAFHDTPNVLYYIKTAGNGQVRSAGDQVMAQQYGIAFPKGSELVPKVNEILAKMKEDGRYDAIYEKWFGTKPVK; from the coding sequence ATGAAAAAACTCATAAAATTCGCCAGCACCGTCGCTCTGGCCCTCGGCATGACCACCGCCGTCCATGCCGCCGATCTGGTGGTGGCGACCGACACCGCCTTCGTCCCGTTCGAGTTCAAGGAGGGCGACAAATACGTCGGCTTCGACATCGACATGTGGGACGCCATCGCCAAGGACCTGGGGACCGGCTACGAACTGCGGCCGATGGATTTCGCGGGGATCATCCCGGCGCTGCAGACCGGGCAGGTCGATGTTGCGCTGGCGGGCATCACCATCACGGACGAGCGCAAGCAGGCCATCGACTTCTCGGACGGCTATTACGACAGCGGCAACCTGCTGATGGTGGCGACCGACAGCCCGATCAAGGGTCTCGACGAATTGGCCGGCAAGACCATCGCGGTCAAGACCGGCACCGCCGCCGCCGGCTGGGCCGAGCAGAACCTCAAGGACACCACGCTGCGCAAGTTCCCCAATATCGACAACGCCTATCTGGAACTGCGGGCGGGCAATGTCGACGGCGCGTTCCACGATACGCCGAATGTGCTTTACTACATCAAGACCGCCGGCAACGGCCAGGTCCGCTCGGCGGGCGACCAGGTCATGGCCCAGCAATACGGCATCGCCTTCCCCAAGGGCAGCGAACTGGTGCCGAAGGTCAACGAGATCCTTGCCAAGATGAAGGAAGACGGGCGCTACGACGCCATCTATGAAAAATGGTTCGGCACCAAGCCGGTGAAGTGA
- a CDS encoding spermidine synthase, whose amino-acid sequence MTSWETLARARTASGDEIVLRQRGEIYEIRYNGIALMSNLNHQSEIQLALRSMRRLDFRARRVLIGGLGLGYSLRALLDLAAPDTEVTVCEIIPEVVAWNRGPLAHLAGSPLDDPRSRLVIGDVQEHLALSRGCYDLILLDTDNGPDLVVRPENEDLYRDGGIAEVADALALGGLAAFWSATASSRFESTLARQAWNWTREDIPLVPGRVDAMHHIYSCALPS is encoded by the coding sequence ATGACATCGTGGGAAACCCTGGCTCGCGCGCGCACCGCGTCGGGCGATGAAATCGTGCTGCGGCAACGCGGCGAAATCTATGAGATCCGCTATAACGGCATCGCGCTGATGTCCAATCTCAACCACCAGTCGGAAATCCAGCTGGCCTTGCGGTCGATGCGACGGCTGGACTTCCGTGCCCGGCGCGTGCTGATCGGCGGGCTCGGGCTTGGATACAGCCTGCGCGCGCTGCTGGACCTTGCCGCGCCCGACACCGAGGTCACCGTCTGCGAGATCATCCCCGAGGTGGTCGCCTGGAACCGCGGCCCGCTTGCCCATCTGGCCGGAAGCCCGCTGGACGATCCGCGCAGCCGGCTGGTGATCGGCGATGTGCAAGAGCATCTGGCCCTGTCCAGGGGATGCTACGACCTCATCCTGCTGGACACGGACAACGGGCCCGATCTGGTGGTCCGCCCGGAAAACGAGGACCTGTATCGGGATGGCGGCATCGCCGAGGTGGCGGATGCGCTGGCCTTGGGCGGGTTGGCGGCGTTCTGGTCGGCGACCGCGTCCAGCCGGTTCGAAAGCACGCTCGCAAGACAGGCGTGGAACTGGACCAGAGAGGACATCCCGCTTGTTCCCGGCCGCGTCGATGCCATGCATCACATCTACAGCTGCGCCTTGCCGTCCTAA
- a CDS encoding TonB-dependent receptor domain-containing protein, whose translation MPHALGLGARLRIERRRLRGGDAICQRLRRPVARGRDHARWPLGDADLAITYTWSDSLITRGRDAGRPFHNLPRHELGLALDWRVGEPLTLWTRGRYRSRAEALGRSVETPAHVLFDLGLDYRLSDRATVSLGLFNLGNVSAGENGPLPRRLSLMLNAGF comes from the coding sequence GTGCCGCACGCCCTTGGGCTAGGCGCCCGCCTGCGCATTGAACGGCGGCGTTTACGAGGCGGTGACGCAATATGTCAACGCCTACGCCGCCCGGTTGCGCGGGGCCGAGATCACGCTCGATGGCCGCTTGGCGACGCCGACCTTGCCATCACCTACACCTGGTCGGATTCGCTGATCACCCGCGGCCGCGATGCCGGCAGGCCGTTCCACAACCTGCCGCGCCACGAGCTGGGCCTGGCGCTGGACTGGCGCGTCGGCGAGCCCCTGACGCTTTGGACGCGGGGGCGCTATCGCAGCCGGGCCGAGGCACTGGGACGCAGTGTCGAAACCCCCGCCCATGTCCTGTTCGATCTGGGCCTGGACTACCGGCTGAGCGACCGGGCCACCGTCAGCCTGGGCCTGTTCAACCTGGGCAACGTCTCGGCAGGGGAAAACGGTCCGCTGCCAAGACGGCTTTCGCTGATGCTGAATGCGGGGTTCTGA
- a CDS encoding TonB-dependent receptor domain-containing protein produces the protein MAETVSFLLRERTDFRIGNDSGHEALTFGTRTALPLGAHALTFGFEHRREDTRHDPDRLPDSASTRPSRWHQALYAEGQFALSPELTLTLGLRRDRDQRYGATLTPRLYAVWHATPALTLRGGVGAGYRVPALKQADDDVWEPSGGDGMSRDRGNSALRPERSTNYELGLAWQTDSGPSLAATLFHSRFRDHITRRDLCRTPLG, from the coding sequence TTGGCCGAGACGGTCTCGTTCCTGCTGCGCGAGCGCACCGATTTCCGCATCGGCAACGACAGTGGGCACGAGGCGCTGACCTTTGGCACCCGCACCGCACTGCCCTTGGGCGCGCATGCTCTGACCTTCGGCTTCGAGCATCGCCGCGAGGACACGCGCCACGACCCCGACCGGCTGCCCGATTCCGCCAGCACCCGGCCCAGCCGTTGGCACCAGGCGCTTTACGCCGAGGGGCAGTTCGCGCTTTCGCCCGAGTTGACCCTGACGCTGGGGCTGCGCCGCGACCGCGACCAGCGCTATGGCGCGACGCTGACGCCCCGGCTCTATGCCGTCTGGCATGCGACCCCGGCCCTGACGCTGCGCGGCGGCGTCGGGGCCGGCTATCGCGTGCCGGCGCTGAAACAGGCCGACGACGATGTGTGGGAGCCTTCGGGCGGCGACGGCATGTCGCGCGACCGCGGCAACAGTGCGCTGCGCCCCGAACGCAGCACGAACTACGAGCTGGGCCTGGCCTGGCAGACCGACAGCGGGCCGAGCCTTGCCGCCACGCTGTTCCACAGCCGCTTCCGCGATCACATCACCCGGCGCGACCTGTGCCGCACGCCCTTGGGCTAG
- a CDS encoding TonB-dependent receptor domain-containing protein, protein MPRSATVADVLRGVPGVIVSAPLGRSGSETISIRGLGESYVLTLVDGRPIGNSQEATYNGYGSGLAMSYLPPPSAIERIEVIRGPMSSLYGTAASGGVINIITKPVADAWTGSMTLGYSKYKHSDAGDANEGRFYISGPILQDRLGLSLFGARHDRQKDEMIVSGRGGDTVQSQDIERKALGARLTWAIDEIQTLKFDTAYSSQQTTSTPVGGEPGGIRVKRMNYGLSHDITWGNDYRTDSFLTHEDVDFENGSNVSGYKLLNLNSKTSLSLGRHDLTVGIDYRDETTRHSPERVSVNPKMSRWNWALFGEDSFHLTDDLTLTFGLRYDDNERYGSQITPRAYAVWHANPALTLKGGVSGGYKTPTLKQADSNIFEPSGGDGRARDQGNTNLKPEESTNYEIGAIWETQSGVQLGLTAYHTRFKNKITTETICAHDTPEPGLPTDCGMNGPGDPIKWINQYVNRDAAELNGIEATVDFAWRDVDVSFNYTYADSKITKGEDKGAAFNNSPLHVANLALDWQATDTLSLWTNVQYRRSTTDSGNNFIREHAIVDLGLDYDFTPNVMGSLAVYNIDDQTFGNTGYNDGRRFYMGLTSTF, encoded by the coding sequence GTGCCGCGCAGCGCGACGGTCGCGGATGTGCTGCGGGGCGTGCCCGGCGTCATCGTCAGCGCGCCGTTGGGGCGCTCGGGTTCGGAAACCATCTCGATCCGGGGTCTGGGCGAAAGCTATGTGCTGACGCTGGTGGACGGCCGGCCGATCGGCAACTCGCAAGAGGCGACCTATAACGGCTATGGTTCGGGGCTGGCGATGTCCTATCTGCCGCCGCCCTCGGCCATCGAGCGGATCGAGGTCATCCGCGGGCCGATGTCCTCGCTTTACGGCACCGCGGCCTCGGGCGGGGTGATCAACATCATCACCAAGCCGGTCGCGGATGCCTGGACCGGCTCGATGACGCTGGGCTACAGCAAATACAAACACAGCGACGCGGGCGACGCGAACGAGGGGCGGTTCTACATCAGCGGCCCGATCCTGCAGGACCGGCTGGGCCTGTCGCTGTTCGGCGCGCGCCACGACCGCCAGAAGGACGAGATGATCGTCTCGGGCCGCGGCGGCGACACGGTGCAGTCCCAGGACATCGAACGCAAGGCCCTGGGGGCGCGCCTGACCTGGGCCATCGACGAGATCCAGACCCTGAAGTTCGACACCGCCTACAGCAGCCAGCAGACCACCAGCACCCCCGTCGGGGGCGAACCGGGCGGCATCCGCGTCAAGCGGATGAACTACGGCCTGTCGCACGACATCACCTGGGGCAACGACTACCGCACCGACAGCTTCCTGACCCATGAGGACGTGGATTTCGAGAACGGCTCGAACGTATCGGGCTACAAGCTGCTGAACCTCAACAGCAAGACCAGCCTCAGCCTGGGCCGGCACGACCTGACCGTGGGCATCGACTATCGCGACGAGACCACGCGCCACAGCCCCGAGCGCGTCAGCGTGAACCCCAAGATGTCGCGCTGGAACTGGGCGCTGTTCGGCGAGGACAGCTTCCACCTGACCGACGACCTGACCCTGACCTTCGGCCTGCGCTATGACGACAACGAACGCTACGGCTCGCAGATCACCCCGCGCGCCTATGCGGTGTGGCACGCCAATCCGGCGCTGACGCTCAAGGGCGGGGTCAGCGGCGGCTACAAGACGCCGACGCTGAAACAGGCCGACAGCAATATCTTCGAGCCCTCGGGCGGCGACGGCCGCGCGCGCGACCAGGGCAACACGAACCTGAAGCCCGAGGAAAGCACCAACTACGAGATCGGCGCGATCTGGGAGACGCAGAGCGGCGTGCAACTGGGGCTGACCGCCTATCACACCCGCTTCAAGAACAAGATCACCACCGAGACGATCTGCGCCCATGACACGCCCGAGCCGGGCTTGCCCACGGACTGCGGCATGAACGGCCCCGGCGATCCGATCAAGTGGATCAACCAATATGTGAACCGCGACGCGGCCGAGCTGAACGGCATCGAGGCCACCGTGGACTTCGCCTGGCGCGACGTGGACGTGTCCTTCAACTACACCTATGCCGACAGCAAGATCACCAAAGGCGAGGACAAGGGCGCGGCCTTCAACAACAGCCCGCTTCACGTCGCGAACCTGGCGCTGGACTGGCAGGCGACCGACACCCTGTCGCTGTGGACGAACGTGCAATACCGCAGGAGCACCACCGACAGCGGCAACAACTTCATCCGCGAACACGCCATCGTCGACCTGGGGCTGGACTATGACTTCACCCCGAACGTGATGGGCAGCCTTGCCGTCTACAACATCGACGACCAGACCTTCGGCAACACCGGCTACAACGACGGCCGCCGCTTCTACATGGGTCTGACCAGCACCTTCTGA
- a CDS encoding YncE family protein, whose protein sequence is MAVLTRVSPRLALAAMLFASTAAAAMAENAFDTPAAFAGKVSFSGPQRGAILAGGPVEITGEGFQPGQAVVLRRGDALLSEGLKADDKGAFALELTLPQDAAVGLHPVVVQTDKPDSATVAELKVSPVLPLSGAEGFDVTEAKLPEGVYQVAHSAKNGTLFVAAASGRPPEGTSSITKLDAATLKVLAEVSPAADFGAFGVAVDDANGHVWVSNTRGNSVAVYAQDDLSRVKQFDAGSVEKPRDLVIDAARGRVYVSTHRARIEEFDARTLEKLEGFALASDVRGGRFMAMSWRWMKRPASYTPSR, encoded by the coding sequence ATGGCCGTTCTTACCCGTGTTTCGCCCCGCCTCGCGCTGGCGGCGATGCTGTTTGCCTCGACCGCCGCGGCGGCCATGGCGGAAAACGCCTTCGACACGCCGGCGGCCTTTGCCGGCAAGGTCAGTTTCTCGGGCCCGCAACGCGGCGCCATCCTGGCCGGCGGCCCGGTCGAGATCACCGGCGAGGGCTTCCAGCCCGGCCAAGCCGTGGTCCTGCGGCGCGGCGATGCGCTGCTTTCCGAAGGGCTGAAAGCCGACGACAAGGGCGCATTCGCGCTGGAACTGACCCTGCCCCAGGATGCCGCCGTCGGGCTGCATCCGGTGGTTGTTCAGACGGACAAGCCGGATTCCGCCACCGTGGCCGAGCTGAAGGTCTCGCCCGTGCTGCCGCTGTCGGGCGCCGAGGGCTTCGACGTGACCGAGGCGAAGCTGCCAGAGGGCGTCTATCAGGTCGCGCATAGCGCCAAGAACGGCACGCTTTTCGTCGCCGCCGCCTCGGGCCGGCCGCCCGAGGGTACGTCGAGCATCACCAAGCTCGACGCCGCGACGCTGAAGGTCCTGGCCGAGGTCTCGCCCGCCGCCGATTTCGGCGCCTTCGGCGTGGCCGTCGATGATGCGAACGGCCATGTCTGGGTCAGCAACACGCGCGGCAACAGCGTCGCCGTCTATGCCCAGGACGACCTGTCGCGGGTCAAGCAGTTCGACGCGGGCAGCGTCGAAAAGCCCCGCGACCTGGTGATCGACGCCGCGCGCGGCCGGGTCTATGTCAGCACCCACCGCGCCCGGATCGAGGAATTCGACGCCAGGACGCTGGAAAAGCTGGAGGGCTTCGCCCTGGCATCGGATGTTCGCGGCGGCCGGTTCATGGCCATGAGCTGGCGCTGGATGAAAAGGCCGGCCAGCTATACACCGTCTCGCTGA
- a CDS encoding YncE family protein yields MARIDLASRQATVLAVPGAVTASGVDVDPATGHVFVASQGSDDVIGLDAEGKVLFDTPVGAGTLNVRFDATSGRLYVSNRVSDTITVLDAASGEVLANLDGGSFPNHLSLAPDGTAFAVNKARGKDDAKGNMLRRIAPKG; encoded by the coding sequence TTGGCGCGGATCGACCTTGCCTCGCGGCAGGCGACGGTGCTTGCGGTGCCGGGCGCGGTGACGGCGTCGGGGGTCGATGTCGATCCGGCGACCGGGCATGTCTTCGTCGCCTCGCAGGGCAGCGACGATGTGATCGGGCTGGATGCCGAGGGCAAGGTCCTGTTCGACACGCCGGTCGGCGCCGGCACGCTGAACGTCCGCTTCGATGCGACCAGCGGGCGGCTTTACGTCTCGAACCGGGTCTCGGACACGATCACGGTGCTCGATGCGGCCAGCGGCGAGGTGCTGGCCAATCTGGATGGCGGCTCGTTCCCGAACCACCTGAGCCTGGCGCCCGACGGCACGGCTTTCGCGGTGAACAAGGCCCGCGGCAAGGATGACGCCAAGGGCAACATGCTGCGCCGCATCGCCCCCAAGGGCTGA
- a CDS encoding DUF3649 domain-containing protein yields the protein MPALARNPRLATASRSLAAIGGGYLAANLFVLAFARLAPLAPRDALEAGMMLGFVLFALAAIWAFACRSAWQAWAGILGVALLCGLVVLPRGGA from the coding sequence ATGCCAGCCCTTGCCCGCAATCCCCGTCTTGCCACCGCCTCGCGCAGCCTTGCCGCCATCGGCGGCGGCTATCTGGCCGCCAATCTGTTCGTCCTGGCCTTTGCCCGGCTGGCGCCCCTGGCGCCGCGCGACGCGCTGGAGGCCGGGATGATGCTGGGCTTCGTGCTGTTCGCGCTGGCCGCGATCTGGGCCTTTGCCTGCCGCAGCGCCTGGCAGGCCTGGGCGGGCATCCTAGGCGTCGCGCTGCTCTGCGGGCTGGTCGTCCTGCCGAGGGGCGGCGCATGA
- a CDS encoding PepSY-associated TM helix domain-containing protein, producing MKKGFRQSMAWLHTWTGLLLGWLLFAIFLTGTVAYFRSELTYWMRPELHGSGAGPDPAGQALAQLAEIAPQAASWAVTLPDERSPVLALSWTDPGAGQAGGRAVANVAHIDAATGALLHPRETAGGNFLYRFHFELYGLHRTVARWIVGIATMAMFVAIISGVITHKKIFKEFFTFRPRKGQRSWLDMHNMTGVLALPYHVMITFSGLVLFAATLMPLVAQGLGPRAPRPAAEASVAFPPAPPPLASIAPLIARPEAAWSMLVGRILIEKRDLGTPEIVLVPQRNSVVTVHGGSGSNGVERMRFDGRDGRLIEATGRPAASAVTRFGNALGSLHRARFADTGLRWLFFVAGLAGTVMTGSGLLLWVSKRAAKHARADRYPFGLRLVQRLNVGGIAGLALATAGYLWANRLIPAQLPDRPQAEIAAFFSIWLLATLWGFLRPPQESWGAQLGLTAALLLGLPLLGAATGPVSLPQAIWQGDWVLASVELTALFCGLLCAIAALQLRSDPCRKAGSGAIRLAKTGAEG from the coding sequence ATGAAAAAGGGTTTCCGCCAATCCATGGCTTGGCTGCACACCTGGACCGGGCTCCTGCTGGGCTGGCTGCTGTTCGCGATTTTCCTGACCGGCACCGTCGCCTATTTCCGCAGCGAACTGACCTATTGGATGCGGCCCGAGCTGCACGGCTCGGGCGCGGGTCCCGACCCCGCCGGGCAGGCGCTGGCGCAGCTGGCGGAAATCGCGCCGCAAGCCGCAAGCTGGGCCGTCACCCTGCCCGACGAACGCAGCCCGGTGCTGGCATTGTCATGGACCGATCCCGGCGCCGGCCAGGCCGGCGGCCGGGCCGTGGCCAACGTCGCGCATATCGATGCCGCCACCGGCGCGCTGCTGCACCCGCGCGAGACCGCCGGCGGCAATTTCCTCTATCGCTTCCACTTCGAGCTTTACGGCCTGCACCGCACGGTCGCGCGCTGGATCGTCGGCATCGCGACCATGGCGATGTTCGTGGCCATCATCTCGGGCGTGATCACGCATAAGAAGATCTTCAAGGAGTTCTTCACCTTCCGCCCGCGCAAGGGCCAGCGGTCCTGGCTGGACATGCACAACATGACCGGGGTGCTGGCGCTGCCCTATCACGTCATGATCACCTTCTCCGGGCTGGTGCTGTTCGCGGCCACGCTGATGCCGCTGGTCGCGCAGGGGCTTGGCCCACGCGCGCCCCGCCCGGCGGCCGAGGCGTCGGTCGCCTTCCCGCCCGCGCCGCCGCCGCTGGCCTCGATCGCGCCGCTGATCGCCCGGCCCGAGGCCGCCTGGTCCATGCTCGTCGGCCGCATCCTGATCGAGAAGCGCGACCTCGGCACGCCCGAGATCGTGCTGGTCCCGCAGCGCAACAGCGTGGTGACGGTGCATGGCGGCTCGGGCTCGAACGGGGTCGAGCGCATGCGTTTCGACGGCCGCGACGGCCGGCTGATCGAGGCGACCGGCCGCCCCGCGGCCTCGGCGGTCACCCGCTTCGGCAATGCGCTGGGGTCCCTGCATCGGGCGCGCTTCGCCGATACCGGGCTGCGCTGGCTGTTCTTCGTCGCCGGGCTGGCGGGGACGGTGATGACCGGCAGCGGGCTGCTGCTGTGGGTGTCGAAACGTGCCGCGAAACATGCCCGCGCCGACCGCTACCCCTTCGGCCTGCGGCTGGTGCAGCGGTTGAACGTCGGCGGCATCGCCGGATTGGCGCTGGCGACGGCCGGCTATCTCTGGGCGAACCGGCTGATCCCGGCCCAGCTGCCCGACCGCCCGCAGGCCGAGATCGCGGCCTTCTTTTCCATCTGGCTGCTGGCGACGCTTTGGGGGTTCCTGCGGCCCCCGCAGGAAAGCTGGGGCGCGCAGCTTGGCCTGACCGCCGCCCTGCTGCTGGGCCTGCCGCTGCTGGGTGCGGCAACCGGGCCGGTATCGCTGCCGCAAGCGATCTGGCAAGGCGATTGGGTGCTGGCTTCGGTCGAGCTGACCGCCCTGTTTTGCGGCTTGCTCTGCGCCATTGCCGCCCTGCAGTTGCGTTCGGACCCGTGCCGAAAGGCGGGATCCGGCGCCATACGCCTCGCCAAGACCGGGGCGGAGGGATGA
- a CDS encoding DUF3325 domain-containing protein → MTGWMSLGLALLGFASLALAMPHHHQQVLRRPISRRSRWGWRLTGSAFLGLPWPARPAAGIRQPQGRSAAHVR, encoded by the coding sequence ATGACGGGCTGGATGTCGCTGGGCCTGGCGCTGCTGGGCTTTGCCAGCCTGGCGCTGGCCATGCCGCACCATCACCAGCAGGTGCTGCGCCGCCCGATCAGCCGCCGCAGCCGATGGGGCTGGCGCCTGACGGGAAGCGCGTTCCTGGGCCTTCCATGGCCTGCGCGCCCTGCGGCGGGCATCCGACAGCCTCAAGGCCGGTCCGCCGCGCATGTCAGATAG